A stretch of DNA from Roseofilum casamattae BLCC-M143:
GGCGGTAACTGAAACTCCGGCAAAGCGATGCCACACTCTTCGTGCAACTGCCGCACAATATCTCGAGTGAGGACGCGATAATTGCTGCGCGCCAAAATCAGGGAAAAATGACCTTGAGAATTGGCGATCGCCCGTGTTAGTTTATGTAAACTGCGATCGTTAATCTCGTTTCCATCAATTATCTCCGCTCTCATCGCTTCCTCCCTGCTTAAATTTCTTCGATTCTGCGATCGCGGGATTAATCCCAAACCAACGTCCTTCACTATCTCGATACTCTAATAAAAATAAACTGCGCAACAAAATCTCATATTCTTCTTCGCCTTGTACGATATCGTGATGTTCAATAACATGATGCAACAACGTCCATTCATCATCATTAATCGCTGCCACCATATCGTCGCGATATTCCCGAATCACGCGCTCTAAATTCTCGCGTCGAATCGGCGGGTCATCCTCTTGCAAACAGCTATACAATAATACTAATAAATTCCGCACGTGACCCCCACTAATTTGACATAATCGATCCAACGTATCGGACGTATCGAAGACTTCAGTCACCAAAGGTTCTCGCTCCGATACCAGGAGATGCGGAAACGCGCGCGCCAGCACCATTTTTCGTAGCAATTGCATCCCTTCATGATAGGCACTACCATCTCGCTTCGTCGCAGCAACCATTGGTAAAACCAAAGGTTTCACGCCAAAACGGTTAGTGAGAGCACTGAACTCATTAGAAAAAATTAGGACTAGCGGAATTGTATAAACCACGTGACAATTTAACCGCTTCAATTGTTCGCCGCGATCGAGAAATAAGTATTCCGGTTGCGATCGTCCGGATGCTTTCGGCGAAATATCAACGCGGTCTAAATTATCAACTATCACCACCAAACCTTTCTTCCCCTGCTTTTTCAACCGCTCCGTCGCTTGCCCGATAATTTCTTGATTAATCGCATCCAGAATACCCGCCGTTCGCGGTTCCAAATATTGCCGCAACTGACTGCGCAACCGGGGGCTATCTTTCGTTTTCGCCGTAATCTTCCCAATCCCCAAATGCAGCGAGATCCCCGAACCAGAAGAAAACTCAATCGGAGACTTTAAGAACTCTTCGATCTCCTGAAACAAATTCACAAAGTAATTCGGCTTCAAATAAATCTTCGCCGTTTCCAAACTACTGGTAATTTGTTGCGTCATCGCCAGTAAAATATCCGTAATATCCACATCCCCCATATCCAGATCGGCACTGGACTCAAAATAAACCACGTGAAATCCATCATCTTCCAATTGCGCTTTCAACCGAAATAATTCCGTCGATTTCCCGCACCCAATATGTCCGGTAAACAACTGACAAGTCGCTTGCTCCGCTTGATGAATAATGGTTCGGTGCAAGCGACGAATGACATTCCCACCCCGCACTGGTGCAAAATCAACATAATACCGCTGGTCTTCCGGTTGACCGATTTTCAGCGTCTTACTCGGGTTACAAGCATTAAAAAATTGAATAATATCCAAATTCATAGGAATTAGATGGGAGCAAATGTGAGGATCTCATGCATCTTATTTCAAGACTTTCACCAATATGAGATTAACTTCCTAGCTTAGCACACCTGTTGCTTCAACCACATGGCGCAATGTGGGTAAAAAAAGGTGGGTTAGTCCCACCTTGTTAGACATTAATCGTTAATCCAACTTAGAGAGTTAATGATTGTGGATTGGTTTCAATCAACTCGGCTAAGTCTTTCAAGAAGGCTGCGGCATCAGCACCGTAAATAATCCGGTGATCGCAAGTAATGTTAACTTTCATTTGTCGGCGCACGCCCATCAAGCCATCCTGAGTTGCAACCACTTGAGGTTTAGAACCGCCGATCGCTAAAATAGAGCCTTGACCGGGCGGCAAAATCGCGTCGAACTGGTCTACGCCAAACATTCCCAAGTTCGATAAGGTAAAGGTTCCGCTGGAATATTCTTCCGGTTGCAGTTGCTTGCTGCGCGATCGAGCCACCAAGTCTTTCCAAGTCCGCGAGAGGGAATAAATATCCATCTGGTCTGCTCCTTGTAGGACTGGAGTAATCAAACCACCGCCATCCATGGCCACGGCAACGGCAATGTTAATACTCGAGGAATATTGAATCCCTTGCTCGTTAAAGCTGGC
This window harbors:
- a CDS encoding P-loop NTPase fold protein, which translates into the protein MNLDIIQFFNACNPSKTLKIGQPEDQRYYVDFAPVRGGNVIRRLHRTIIHQAEQATCQLFTGHIGCGKSTELFRLKAQLEDDGFHVVYFESSADLDMGDVDITDILLAMTQQITSSLETAKIYLKPNYFVNLFQEIEEFLKSPIEFSSGSGISLHLGIGKITAKTKDSPRLRSQLRQYLEPRTAGILDAINQEIIGQATERLKKQGKKGLVVIVDNLDRVDISPKASGRSQPEYLFLDRGEQLKRLNCHVVYTIPLVLIFSNEFSALTNRFGVKPLVLPMVAATKRDGSAYHEGMQLLRKMVLARAFPHLLVSEREPLVTEVFDTSDTLDRLCQISGGHVRNLLVLLYSCLQEDDPPIRRENLERVIREYRDDMVAAINDDEWTLLHHVIEHHDIVQGEEEYEILLRSLFLLEYRDSEGRWFGINPAIAESKKFKQGGSDESGDN